The DNA segment AACAGGACGGTTTCTTCAATCGCTGTCACGGTCATCTCAAAAGCTACAACATTCCCAGAAATGAAATCATCCGCACAACTGAAGAATCCACCAAGAGTGGTTCCATAGCAGTTCTGGACGGAAATATTGCACCCAAGGGTTCTGTTGTTAAATATGCAGCAGTAAAACCGGATATGCATAAACACGTTGGACCTGCCGCTGTTTTCAACAGTGAAGACGACGCACAGGCAGCCATCATTGCCGGACAGATAAACCCCGGTTCTGTAGTTGTCATCCGCTATGAAGGCCCTAAAGGAAGCGGAATGCCTGAAATGTTCATGACTACTGACGCTATCGTTTACGACGAAAAGCTCAACGGAACAGTAGCTCTTGTAACTGACGGACGCTTCTCCGGAGCAACAAGCGGACCATGCATCGGCCATGTTTCTCCGGAAGCAGTCGATGGCGGCCCCATAGCTCTGCTGGAAGATGATGACATCATCTCCATTGATATCCCCAGCAGATCACTTCAGGTTATAGGTGTTAAAGGCGAGGAAAAAACTCCCAAAGAAATGGAAGCAATCCTTGCAGAACGCCGTAAAAACTGGACTCTCCCGGAACGCCCCCAGAAGAAGGGAGTTCTTAAGAGATACTCCGACAGTGCAGTATCAGCTATGGAAGGCGCATACATGGCTTAAGCCGTTCTTAAGCGAAGCTTATACAGGTTTGATGTAGAAAACTATTACACCGATATACACCTTCCCTTCCCAAAGAGCCCGGAGAGGGTCAGATGATGACACTCTCAACTCGATGATGAAGCCCCCGCTGTTTCAGCGGGGGCTTTTCATTTGGTACAAAAAAGTTCCCCTTTACTTAATGCAAAAGGGAACTTTTATTTTGCCGATAATTTTAAGAGAGTCTCTTAAAACAGGTAGTCTTATTTTATGGAATTAAAAACCATTCAGCTGTTTTTTAATCTGAGCCAGATCGACTCTTGCCGAACCGTCCAGAGGATTATTTTTAACCCTCATTTCTGCAATATTCAGGGCTTTTTTATAATTAGTCATAGCTTTCGAAATTTCTCCACCAACCTTTAAGACATCGCCCATTTTGCTGTAAGTTACCATTACATCCCGCTGAGCTTTGACTGATGTATTTCCGTTAAGTAATGGTCTCAGCACATCAAGGACTTTACGGTATGTTTCCAAAGCCTTGGAGCTTTTTCCTGTCTGTGCATACAATGCACCCAAAGCCTCTAAGCAATCTGAAACACCCCAGATCAATTTTTCATTATTTTTATCAGCATCCAGCAGTTTACTTCTGATTTCCAATGAATTTTCATAGGCAGCCAGACTGTCATCATTTTTTTTCAAGACGCTGTATATTGACCCCAACCGATAATAACTTACGGAAATATTCAAAAGATCATTTTTATCACTGCCGTTAAGTTCAGCAAGTTTCTTATAATTTTTTAATTCATAAGTGCATACTGCAAGAGCTTTATCCGGTTCATGCACCTGATAAAACAGATCGCCCAGAGCAGTATTAATGGCAGCAAGTTTTCGCAGGTAATCATCATTATCAGGATATTTATCAACCAGCCTCTGCCCGATATCCAAGGCCTGTATATAAGTTGCAACAGCTTCAGCAACCAGTCCTACATGGCTGTATTGCTCTGCAAGATTACAATATGTTCCGACCAGACTATAAAGATAAAAGCCTTTATCGGAAAATCTTTTGGCGTAGCTTTTTCTTTCAGCTGAGCCTTTCTTTTCCGCCTCTTCTGCTTTTACTCTGTTGCCCATGAGAGCATACATACGAGACATTCTGAAATTTATTACCGGTGTATAAATATTTTTTAAGGCAGGCTGGTCAGTTTCCGGCTGGTCCCGCAGAAAAGCCAGTAACTGTCTGTAAGAAGAAGCAGCATCGTCAAACATACCCATAATGGTATATGTATCGCCAAGCTTAAGGTAGCTGATAGCCAGATTGGCTGCCTTATCAACAGCTTTGTTGGTGTCGGAGACACTCTCGACAACCTTCAGGCTTTTCAGATAACAGCCAAGAGCTTTATCCTTACGCCCCATACGGATAAAAAGATCACCAAAACGATCATTTATAGCAGAAATATCGTTTTTAGATTTAGGTTTATCAGGATAGTCTGTCGCAATATTTTCAAACAATCCGTATGCTTTTTTATAATCGCAGTAAGCCTCGTAAAGATTACCGGAAATCATATTTTTTTCACCCTGACCAGCAAGACTGACAGCCTGACTCCTCATCTGCTGCCAGCGGCTGTCATCTGTCTGCTGTCCGGCCTTGGCCACTCCGCTTCCCATAAAAAGCAAGGCCGCAGTAAATGCCAAAATAAATATTCCGGTACAGCAGAAAGCTGAACATCTGTATACTTCATGCTGATTATTGATATTTTTTGAGACAGACAAAAAAATTCTCCTTTTACTAATCAATTGTATATTTCCCGCAACGGAAGGATACCCGCGCTCCTACAGTTATTGATATCAACGATATGGACATCATCGCTTTCAAAACCGTATTTCTTTATTTCCTGCTCTGCCGAGGCCATAGCCTCATTAATTGTAGAGTCTGAAATCATAGTTGTTTCAATATATACCGCACTGGAATTCTCATTATCAATTCCTACCCCGACCATCATGTGCCCCGGAAGAATGACAAGATAAGCATTCAACCCCAGTTTACGGAAAACCGAAGCCAGCAGAACAGAACCGTCAGCACAGTTTGCCTGCCCACCTCTGGTGGATTCTCCGACAAGCCTTACATGCTGGGACATTATAGTATCCGATTCAACAGAAGTTGTGGTTATACTGCTATATTTTATTCCTCTATCCTGAAGAACCCGCCATACAGCCGCAATCTGTCTGAGGACATCCTGCTTTGAACCCTGATAGCCGAAAAAAGCATCAATATAGCCCTTTTTCAAAGCTTCACCCAGAATTCCATCAACAAGAGGATCGCCCTCATTAACGTAGGCTGCAAACATCTCGCTCCAGTCACTGAATGAATTATCAATATACATTCCAAAGAAACAATCATTTATGGAGCGGACAATAACGGTTCTGGTTTTCTCACCGATAAGTTCTCCGTTAAGGTAAACTCTGGCTGTGACGTCCTCAGGATAAGGCTGCCTGATTGAGAGCAGTTTCTCATACTCATATTTCAGCTGAGGATTGATATCATAAACTTTGTCAGGATCAGCTAAAACCACAGTCATTTTGGAAGGACGAATCAAACCGGTACTTGAAATCTCAACAGTCACCCGATCCCCGGCGGATTTTCCCCGAATATAAACCGTAGCCATCGCCAGCGGTGATCCAAAAGATTCCGAAGAATCATGATCGTCCGCACTTTTGGCCCTCATCATGGAAAGAGCTATTATTGCTGAGGGAAAGAGCTGATCATCAAGTCCGAACACAAGATCCCACTCACCGGGATCCATAGAATCATCCAGATTTGTATCATCATGATCTTCTTCAGCTTTCTGATCGCTGGTGTTTTGCGCCCAGAAACTCTTTCCCCCGTTTTTAAGAGCCTCAGCCGGCCATCCGGCATAGGAATTATGTGCAAAAAACAATATAAACGCGGCCATACCAAATAAAAATGCAGGTAGAATGAATAAAACCATCAGCCTGTCACGATATCTCAAATTAATCAGCCGCATTTACCCCACCTTTATAAAGAGCTTAGACCGTAAAAATTTAATATTTTAATCATCAACATCAATGTATGTTTCCGTGGTAGACATGAGATCGCGCTTGGCTTCACGGGCAGCCATGACGCCGAGAGCTGCCATAAGAGGCAATTGATCATTGTTGTTGACCGAAAGGACATAGTTATCAAAAACTATATTTTCCAGATCAGCGTTCAACTTTCTGGAGATAGTACCGAGCTGTTCGCCATCCAAGAGCACTTTGTAGTTTGCCCCGATAGTGGCATTGATACTTTTAAGCTCCAGTAGACCGTAAGGAGTCTTACCGATAAAATTATCATGGTGCAGAACCAGTCTTTTTTTAAGGCGGCACAATTTTTTCCCACCCTCATAAAAATCATAGGTGGGAAGAAAGTGGAATATCCTTTTGGTCAATTTAAATATTTCGTTTTCAGAGCCGTCATATATGCGAAATGTTTTACAGGGAATTTTAGATATTATTTTTAAACAGGGATCACCATTGGAATCCAATAAATGAAAATCCTGTCCGTTCAACTTGAACTCTTCATTAAAATAATAAACTCCGCCTTCAGCCGGAGCTGAGGCTATAACACTTGTATCAGCGGCATCACCATCCAGAAAAGCTTGAAATCTGGTGGTAAGTTGCTCCAGCAGGGTGATAGAATCAAAACTGTATTTTAATATTTCACCATCATTGTTTTCGACGCTTTCTTCATCAAAATCTTCTATCATCTCAGGGCTGTCACCTAAAGCAAGAGCAAAATAATCATCAAAGCTGCCGATATAAATAAACTCACCATTGGCATCCGGGCCAAAAATGATGAACTCGTCATCCAATGATTTGATTTGCCCCATCCACGGTGCTCCCAAAGGAGTTTCCAACCCCTCGAAAGCGGCGAAAAGATCCCTGACCGTGGCCTCGCGGGAATTTGAGACCATTTGAATGAGATCATTCATCTCATTGTACAGGTCCAGATTTGCAAATTGCAGAAAAACAAATGCAGCAATAACCAGCAGGGTACCGCCTATAATTTTGGAGTCCATTTGAACATCACCTTCGGTGATAAAATTCAGATACAACAGATATATTCCCAGTACGAGACAGACGATAAAAGCCAGATATAATAATATTTTTTTCATCAGGGACAATTCTTTTTTGACGTGTTGTGATCAATTACTAAAAACTAAAACTTACAGATTTATTCAGTTTCCATTGACAATATTATTTTTCTTAATGATGAGATGTCTTTTCAATTTATATTTTTTAGTTTTTCTTGTCTGTCATCCAAAAAAACTACAAACGCTCTCCACTCATCTGTCCTTTAACGCAGAAAAGCCTGACACCTTACGAATAAGGCATCAGGCTTTAAAACAGCTGACAATCATCTTAATGGCTAAAAGAGTCCGTCCAAGAGATTCTCCAGACCTTTTTCAGAGTTGCCATCATCATCTTCATCGGCATTATCATCACTGCCACCAAGACTTTTTTCTATTTCTTTTCCAAGAATATTGAGGCCCTGTTGAGCAGCTCCTGCCAAAAGAGCCTTGCCAAGAGTTCTGGTATCAAGCCCTACTTCAGGAGCAGACAGACTTCCTTTCACATTTATTGGAAGTGGAATACCGTTCAGAGCTTCAAAGATATCTTTCACATCTCCATCAGGAATGCCTGTGACATAAGCAGTCGCGGTATAATCCATATTATTCTGAGCTAAATCGGCCCAACCTTCGCCCTCAACCTCCAGAATAGGAGATTTTACATAAAGGTCTTTGTTAACAGCATGACCATTTAAAATTTTCGCGGAACCTTCAATTTCAGTGAATTCAAAATTACCGTCACTATCCTCATCAACTGAAGTCCCTTGAATCTCATTCCAGCCATCCTGAATCATTTTTACAACATCAAAACCGTAAACCACACCTTTTGAAAGTTTAAATGAGGCTGTACCACTGACAGATTTTTTTATAGATTCTGTTGAAAGCCCTGCTCCGGACAAATCATATTCAGCCGAAAACAGGCCGGAAAGTAGATCAGAACCTGCCAGAGTAAGCAGAAGCGGCCGGATGTTGACAGAATCAACATTTCCTTCAGCATTCCACACAGGCCGTTCTCCTGTGGCATCAAGTACGGCCTTTCCGCTATATTTACCCTCACAGGTTTTCAGTGAAAATGGAGTAACCGTAACCAGACCGTCTTTATTTGAAACTCCGAGTTTAACAGCAGTTACCGGAAGCTTCATAACCTCCAGTTTTCCCAGATTTAAATGTCCATCCAGATCAAATGACTTCAAAAAAGACAAATCCGCTTCACTTGCAACCGAATCCTTTTCACTTTTTTGCGAACTCTGCTTTTCCTGAGTATCAGCAGAAGAATTGCGGGCTGGGAGATAACGGTCAAGATTTATTGAATCGACGTCGGCATTTACTCTGATCGCAGGATGTTTGAAGTCGGTTACGGAACCGATCATCTTCAAGGTAGTATCATCGATTTTTATGATGGCATTGTTAATTCTGGCTGAGTTTTCATCCCCTGCGAAAGAGAAACTCATGCCAAAGGACTGCAAAGTTTTACTGTCAGAAGATTTGGGGAGTTCAATTCCGATCTCCTGAAGAATGTTACGCAGGGAAATATCACTAAGATTCAACTCCCCTTTAAACATCTTTGTCCCATTGCCGTTATCAAAAAGGGCTTTTGAAGTTAGAGTTGAATTTCCTAGACGAACCTTTGCGGTGCGCAGCGTAACCATGTTCTCCGAGCCTGAAAATGTGATGTCTGTAGAAAATGAATCCAGAATATGTGAACTGGAGCCGTCAGGTAACTCAAAGCCGACATTTTTCATAAGCTTGCGCAGAGACATCTCAGCCAGATGTATGTCCCCACCAAATGATTTCTCATTTTTAAAAGCCGCAGAAAGACTGCCGGTTCCGTTTATATTTAAAACTGAAAACTTAAGGTCCTCAACATCAACTTTTCCCTCGGAACGGTTGAAATCAACAACTCCACTGACATAAGGATGAATCTCTTTCGGAAGCTGTTTCAAAGAAAGTTTCAAATCAATCTGAAAGGGAAATCTGCTGGCTAAACCATTTATCCGGCCTAAAGTTATGTTGACATTTTCAAGTGCTAATTTTTGACCGGACTGGGCATCGTCATACAGGATGTCTGCATTGGTTATCTTAACCCCCTCTAGGGAAAAAGATTTCAGATCAAAACTTTTTCCGCTTTTTCCTTTTGTGTCAGCAACTTCTTCAGAGGTGCTGCTTTCTTTTTCACCGGCAAGATCATCCCAGTTGGCTGTTCCTGCGGAATTTTTTTCAAGATTCAAAGTCAGCCCGTCCAGCAGCACCATTCCTATTTCAATTTTACCTGAAAAAAGAGGGATAAGCTTTACGGAAACTTCAGCTTTATTTACAGCCAG comes from the Maridesulfovibrio bastinii DSM 16055 genome and includes:
- a CDS encoding tetratricopeptide repeat protein, coding for MSVSKNINNQHEVYRCSAFCCTGIFILAFTAALLFMGSGVAKAGQQTDDSRWQQMRSQAVSLAGQGEKNMISGNLYEAYCDYKKAYGLFENIATDYPDKPKSKNDISAINDRFGDLFIRMGRKDKALGCYLKSLKVVESVSDTNKAVDKAANLAISYLKLGDTYTIMGMFDDAASSYRQLLAFLRDQPETDQPALKNIYTPVINFRMSRMYALMGNRVKAEEAEKKGSAERKSYAKRFSDKGFYLYSLVGTYCNLAEQYSHVGLVAEAVATYIQALDIGQRLVDKYPDNDDYLRKLAAINTALGDLFYQVHEPDKALAVCTYELKNYKKLAELNGSDKNDLLNISVSYYRLGSIYSVLKKNDDSLAAYENSLEIRSKLLDADKNNEKLIWGVSDCLEALGALYAQTGKSSKALETYRKVLDVLRPLLNGNTSVKAQRDVMVTYSKMGDVLKVGGEISKAMTNYKKALNIAEMRVKNNPLDGSARVDLAQIKKQLNGF
- a CDS encoding AsmA family protein gives rise to the protein MIKPVKVVLLGVCAVLVLLLAGITVLFATVDPNDYKPEIAEIVKDNLGRELVFKGDISFSIYPMLGFKIGSISLGNADNFEPDAMLAVNKAEVSVKLIPLFSGKIEIGMVLLDGLTLNLEKNSAGTANWDDLAGEKESSTSEEVADTKGKSGKSFDLKSFSLEGVKITNADILYDDAQSGQKLALENVNITLGRINGLASRFPFQIDLKLSLKQLPKEIHPYVSGVVDFNRSEGKVDVEDLKFSVLNINGTGSLSAAFKNEKSFGGDIHLAEMSLRKLMKNVGFELPDGSSSHILDSFSTDITFSGSENMVTLRTAKVRLGNSTLTSKALFDNGNGTKMFKGELNLSDISLRNILQEIGIELPKSSDSKTLQSFGMSFSFAGDENSARINNAIIKIDDTTLKMIGSVTDFKHPAIRVNADVDSINLDRYLPARNSSADTQEKQSSQKSEKDSVASEADLSFLKSFDLDGHLNLGKLEVMKLPVTAVKLGVSNKDGLVTVTPFSLKTCEGKYSGKAVLDATGERPVWNAEGNVDSVNIRPLLLTLAGSDLLSGLFSAEYDLSGAGLSTESIKKSVSGTASFKLSKGVVYGFDVVKMIQDGWNEIQGTSVDEDSDGNFEFTEIEGSAKILNGHAVNKDLYVKSPILEVEGEGWADLAQNNMDYTATAYVTGIPDGDVKDIFEALNGIPLPINVKGSLSAPEVGLDTRTLGKALLAGAAQQGLNILGKEIEKSLGGSDDNADEDDDGNSEKGLENLLDGLF